Sequence from the Gloeocapsopsis dulcis genome:
TGGTTTCACTGACGGCTAGGGCGTAGTTGCACCTCCCTTAAAAGAAACGGGGTTTTCTGGTGCTGTATACCACGGCAAATTTTGCTATCGTTTGCTGCTTCTGTAAGTCTCAACAAGCTTTTTGTAAAACATACTTAGCACTAACATAAGCACTACGTAGCGTTTGCAGCGCTTCCATTGAAAATACTTGCTTAATCGTGCCAATGAGTTGTCCCCAGGAAACTAGATCGTTGCAGCAAACAACTTGCATGAACTTTTGCACGTAAAAATCTACCCAAAACTTAGGCGCGTGTTTCTGTTTCTGAACTGCACAGCGCTTACGCCAACGGCAGATATCTGCGTGTGTCGGAGGTTCTACGCCTAGTACTGGTAGCAAATCTGCATAGCTAACAAACCGACTAATTCTTTTACCTACAACGTGAATCACGTGTCGCCACCAATCGACGCGATAAATCTCTTCGGGTTCGCGATTTAGGAGTAATGCAATAGCTTCTTTCTTGACAAATCGTGCTAATCGATGAAAAGTCTTAGATTCAGTTGATTTTGCTTGCGATGTTGTTATCATAAAAATGCCTTCCAGATTTTGGAATAAATGCCTTTTAGATTCTGGGATGGATTTTGAGATGGTGATCGCTTCTGGTCGGCAAACTGAAAGCGATCGCTTTTAATGATACTTTATAAGTCAATAGCGAAAGCTCACTATTTGTCAAGCATGGGGTTGGTAAGGTTAAGAATTCAAGAATTTGCTGACAAACAAGGTTGGAACATAAAAGAGGTTTCAGAACGCTCTGGAGTGCCTTATGGCACAGTCAAAACTTATATGCGTTTGCCAGAAAGAGCAACTGTTGATCTGACGGCACTTTGTAAGCTGGCAAGGACGTTTGATGTAATGATGGAAGATTTATTTGAGGTAGTGGAAGATTAAAAGCTTGCCTCTTTAGTAACAAACTAAGCTACTGAGTTCGGTTAGTGTCTTGCTATCATAAAAAGCACCTTTCAGTTTTTGGAATAGATTTTGAAATGGCGATCGCTTAAAGAGCGACACTATATAGTTTAATAGTTTAGAGTTGAGTCGAAATATCGACCGAGTGCAAGCATGGGTTTGGTTAGGTTACGAATTAGAGAGTTTGCAGCAAAACGAAATTGGACACTTAAAGAAGTTTCTAATCGTTCAGGCGTTCCGTACACTACCGTTAAGACTTATGCTGTATCTTCAGGGATGGCAATGGCTGACGTTACTGCTTTCTACAAATTAGCGAAGACTTTTGATGTTCTGATTGAGGATTTAGTAGAAATAGTCAAAGAGTAAATATAAGGGACTTTCAAAAAATAAATTATGTCATGATCATTCTATAAAAATGCTGTCTTTTGTTTTTTGAAACAATTTATTCTCTAGAGGTTCTTAATTAATTACCGATAAATGCCGATGATGATTACTTATGCCAGTATATTGATGATTAGCAAAATCTTCAGGCTCAAAATCGGTAAAAACGCGTCTGCAAATAATTAAACATCCCATGTTCAAAATAAGTGAAATTTATGCTCAAAAAAAATATTGAAGTATGCTAAATAAAAGTAAATTTTTGTACTAAATTTTCTCGGACAACTTGAGTACTTTGCTGTTAATTCCAGACAATTGCCTGCCGAAGTTAAATAAACTGGTGAACTAGCCTGAGATGAATTACAATGGCTGCTCAAAGGTCTGTTAAGTTGTCGAGGAGATTTGAGTATGAGTATGAAACACAAGCTATGGTTTGATTTGGTGGCACTTCCAACTTTAGTTGGAGCGATGTTAACTATGTTACTAACACCAGGTGTATCTGCCACAGTCAGATCTGCCACGAAAACTCAAGCCTCCTGCGATGTACCAACTGACTTTCAGACTTTATCTGCTATCAACCCCCACCACAACCGTGGTATTCTAATTGCATACACTGATGTGACATCTGAAGAGCACCCTCTTTTAGATTTTAGTGCAGCAGAAAGTGATGCTGCCGTCAATTTATTTGGCTGTGACTGTCCTGCTTGTCTAAATGTGTTGCGTCAGTTACGCAATTCACCTGAAATGAAAAGAGGTCAAGGTCATTGCTGGGATAATCTGGAACTAAGAGTATCTCGGCAGAAAGTACGAGAAGTCTTGACAAACTTAGAACAAGAAGAGGCTTTAGAATTGAAACAAGAAAAGGCGATAGAGTTTGGGACGATGGGAATCAACTAAAAAAATAGATTTCATTGCTGGGGTAGCAGGGAGTAGATCCTGCTTCCATTCCTCTCCCTTGCAAGGAGAGATCTAAAAAGCCTATTATTTCGTACCACGTTATGAATTTTTTGCCCCTTCCCTTGTAGGGTTGGGGTTAGATTCTGTTAGTTCTGTTAAAACTTATATGCGCTTGCCAGAAAGAGCAAGTGTCCATCTTATCGCGCTTTGTAAACTGGCAAAAACGTTTGATGTAATGATGGAAGATTTATTTGAGATAGTCAAAGAATAAATATGCGATCGCCTCTCTAGGGAAGTTATATTCTTAAGTCAAAAATCTTAAAAATTACCTGCTAGCTGAACTCTACTTGTCTTGTTGTTCGTGGTGTATCCAAGGGAACACTAGATACAGGTAGTTCAAGATAGGAATATACAGCAATGCAGCAAGTCAATCAACCGTTGCATATTTTTTGTGGTGTCTGTGCTTTTTAGGAATTTGCGGCGGTCAAAGATTTTATACAGGTCATGTTGCTAGTGGTATAGTGTATCTTTTCACATTTGGTTTTTTGGTGTTGGTCAACTCATCGACTTAGCTTTTATTCCTAGCATGGTGAATCGGCGTAACACTTATTTGCGAGGACTACACGCTCAACAATCAATTGAGTTAAATATTGGCAATCTTCCTCGACAGCAGAAGTTACCAGCATACACCTCACCTGCGACAGCACATAGTCCAATGCAAAAGCTACTGCTAGCAGCCAAAAAAAATGGCGAACAACTATCGATTGCCCAAGCAGCAATGTATACTGGGCTAAAACCAAAACAAGCAAAGAAACTATTGCAAGAAGCTGAAAAAGTAGGATGTGTAGAAATTTGCAACGATCCAGTAACAGGTGCAATTTGCTACCGCTTTGATGTGTAGTAAATGCGATCGCATCCTTACAACCTTATGTTTGTAGCGATACCAGAACGGGCTAAAATACCCAGGAACCTTTTCTTCTCTTTGTGTTCTTCGTGTTCTTTGTGGTTCAAAACACGTCAATAGCCCGTTAAAAGGAGTATCGCATGAGTTATCGCATGGATCGTCGCGCTTACGCTGAGACATTTGGTCCAACAGTAGGCGATCGCGTGCGACTTGCAGATACAGAGTTAATTATTGAAGTTGAACAAGACTTTACTACATACGGCGATGAAGTCAAATTTGGCGGCGGTAAAGTCATTCGGGATGGCATGGGACAATCGCCGATATCCAATGCTGATGGTGCTGTAGATGTCGTCATTACAAATGCTTTAATTCTTGATTGGTGGGGAATTGTCAAAGCTGATATTGGCATCAAAGACGGCAAAATCTTCAAAATTGGCAAAGCTGGAAATCCATATATCCAAGACAACGTAGATATTATTATTGGTCCTGGTACGGAAGCCATTGCTGGAGAAGGAATGATCCTCACAGCGGGAGGAATTGACGCACACATTCACTTTATTTGTCCGCAACAGATTGAGACAGCGATCGCTTCTGGAGTCACAACTATGATTGGTGGCGGTACAGGTCCAGCAACAGGAACAAACGCAACAACTTGCACACCAGGACCTTGGAATATTTACCGAATGCTGCAAGCTGCGGATGCATTTCCAGTTAATTTAGGCTTTTTAGGTAAAGGTAACAGCAGTCAACCGCAAGGACTCGTCGAACAAGTGCAAGCAGGCGCAATGGGCTTAAAACTCCATGAAGATTGGGGAACAACCCCTGCTGCGATTGATACCTGCTTAAGTGTTGCAGATGAATATGATGTGCAAGTTGCCATTCACACCGATACTCTTAACGAAGCAGGATTTGTCGAAGATACGATCGCCGCTTTTAAAAACCGTGTGATTCACACTTACCATACTGAAGGCGCGGGTGGCGGTCACGCACCAGATATCATTAAAGTCTGTGGAGAAGCTAACGTTTTACCTTCTTCTACAAATCCTACACGTCCTTATACATTAAATACGCTGGACGAACACTTAGATATGTTGATGGTTTGCCATCACCTCGATCCAGGAATTGCGGAAGATGTTGCCTTTGCTGAGTCGCGGATTCGGCGGGAAACAATCGCAGCGGAAGACATTTTGCACGATCTTGGTGCCTTTAGCATGATTTCCTCCGATTCTCAAGCGATGGGAAGAGTAGGAGAAGTGATTATTCGGACTTGGCAAACTGCCCACAAAATGAAAGTGCAGCGCGGTTCACTGGCGGAAGATACCGCAGAAAATGATAACTTTCGTGCCAAGCGCTATGTTGCTAAATATACGATTAACCCCGCGATCGCACACGGTATTTCCGAGTATGTCGGTTCCGTTGAAGCAGGAAAACTTGCCGATTTGTGTTTGTGGCGTCCGGCGTTTTTTGGTGTCAAGCCTGAGATTGTCATAAAAGGCGGGGCGATCGCTTATGCCCAGATGGGAGATGCAAACGCGAGTATACCTACACCACAGCCCGTACATATGCGTCCGATGTTTGCCAGTTTTGGTGGGGCGATTGCAACAACTTCGCTGACTTTTGTTTCACAAGCTGCAAAAGATTTAGACATTTCTCAACAGCTAAACTTACAAAAAAGCGTGGTTCCTGTATCTGGTACTCGTCAGCTAAGCAAAAGAGAAATGAAATTAAATGATGCTTTGCCTCACATAGAGGTAGATCCAGAAACTTATGAAGTCAAAGCCGATGGTAAATTACTTACTTGTGAGCCTGCAACAGTGTTACCTCTTGCACAGCGGTACTTTCTCTTTTAGTGTTCGTGACTTGCAACAATAACATAGCTTGAAGCTAAGTCAATCAATGAAGTGAGTAACTCAACCTTAACTATGGCATTGAGTAAAGTTCAGTTGAATCTGATGTTAAATCAAGTTACTGACGATTAGGTTAGCTAGTAACTAACAACTAGCCATTTAATGATAGTTTAGTTATCCAACAGAAAGTGATATACCACAGTTGTTATTGCAGCAATAGCTCATTTGCTTTTCCTCGCAACCAATCCAAATAGTATTACGAAAAAACCTATAGTAACAATCGTTATAAAAATAATCCTTCGCAAGTAGGAGGTCAAGTGAACAGTTAGGAGGAAAAATAATACAGATGCAAGCAGTTAATAAAAATTAACTTAAGTTATAGATATCTATATTCCATGTGTTCCCAACCCTCTCGTCCTGATAATATTCTCGTTGTAGATGATTCTCCAGATAATGTATTCCTGATACAGACAATTCTGGAAGAAGAAGGTTACAAAATAGCCACTGCAGAAGATGGTCCTACAGCTTTAAGGCTAGTTGAACAATCTCCGCCACATCTGGTACTACTTGATGTCATGATGCCAGGAATGGATGGCTTTGAGGTGACTCAGCGCATTCGTCGAAATAGCCAATTGCCCTTTATCCCAATTTTGCTGATTACAGCATACGACCAGCCAAGCGTAGCACAGGGATTGGATATGGGTGCGGACGATTTCATTCGCAAACCTGTAGAAGTTGATGAATTGTTGGCACGCGTGCGATCGCTGTTACGGTTAAAACATAGTGTAGATGAGCGCGATCAAATAGCCCGCCAAAGAGAAGATTTTGTATCTCGCCTAACGCACGACTTACGTACTCCTTTGGTAGCAGCAGATAGAATGCTCATGTTGTTTCAGCAAGGGGCTTTAGGGGAACTTTCACCAACGATGAAAGAAGCAATTACTACAATGGCACGTAGTAATCAAAACTTGTTACAAATGGTAAATACTTTATTAGAAGTGTACCGTTTTGAGGCAGATCGTAAAGTCTTAAATTTCATGCTTGTCAATTTACAAGAGGTGCTAGAAGAAGTTATCAAGGAACTAGAACCACTTGCACAAGAAAAAAAACTTCCCATACAGTTTGAATTAGTAGATTTGCAAGATAATCCAAAAGTCATTGGCGATCGCTTAGAAATTCACCGTTTATTTATAAACTTAGTAGGAAATGCAATCAAGTTTACTGATTCTGGTTCTGTAACTGTATGTGTAAAAGCTGCCAAGGATGAAGATTCAGATTCATACATTACAGTTGAAGTAATAGATACTGGCTCTGGTATTCCTCAAGAAGAACAAGCTACTTTATTTGAGAGATTTCGCCAGGGAAGTCACAAACGCTCTGGTAGCGGTTTAGGACTATACCTTTCCCATAGAATCGTAGAAGTTCATCAGGGTAAAATTGATGTTAAATCAACACCTGGGAAAGGTAGTGTATTTGCTGTTCATCTGCCTATCGCGCAGTAACTTCTAGGAAATCACTGCGAGAAAAGCAAGATAATTTAAAGGTTGGTCATCAAAGCAGCGATTATGCGAATAGCTGATATCATTTTCATCAGCTATTAACAAAGACGATACTGAAGGTTTTTGCTCAACTCCTTCCGACGTGCTAATTCGCAGTTACGATCGCATTTGACCACACCTCATGAATAAAACTGATTTAGCCTTTACCTCAGCCCTCGAACAAGCGCAGTTAATCCGCAGCGGTGAAGTATCGCCAGTTGAATTAGTCGAACTTTACCTCGAACGCATTCAGCAATTGGATGGTCAAATCGGTAGTTATTTTACTGTCATGGCAGAAAGTGCGATCGCGGATGCTAAAGCCAAAACTGAGTTATTGAGTAAAAGCAACGAACTACCGCCGTTCTTTGGTGTACCAATTGCGATTAAAGACCTAAATCCTGTTGCAGGTGTTCCGTGTACTTATGGTGTTTCAGCCTTAAAAAATGAAATTGCAAAATATGATGATGGAATTGTCACGCGCATTCG
This genomic interval carries:
- a CDS encoding helix-turn-helix domain-containing protein produces the protein MGLVRLRIQEFADKQGWNIKEVSERSGVPYGTVKTYMRLPERATVDLTALCKLARTFDVMMEDLFEVVED
- a CDS encoding helix-turn-helix domain-containing protein, coding for MGLVRLRIREFAAKRNWTLKEVSNRSGVPYTTVKTYAVSSGMAMADVTAFYKLAKTFDVLIEDLVEIVKE
- a CDS encoding NINE protein encodes the protein MWCLCFLGICGGQRFYTGHVASGIVYLFTFGFLVLVNSST
- the ureC gene encoding urease subunit alpha, whose product is MSYRMDRRAYAETFGPTVGDRVRLADTELIIEVEQDFTTYGDEVKFGGGKVIRDGMGQSPISNADGAVDVVITNALILDWWGIVKADIGIKDGKIFKIGKAGNPYIQDNVDIIIGPGTEAIAGEGMILTAGGIDAHIHFICPQQIETAIASGVTTMIGGGTGPATGTNATTCTPGPWNIYRMLQAADAFPVNLGFLGKGNSSQPQGLVEQVQAGAMGLKLHEDWGTTPAAIDTCLSVADEYDVQVAIHTDTLNEAGFVEDTIAAFKNRVIHTYHTEGAGGGHAPDIIKVCGEANVLPSSTNPTRPYTLNTLDEHLDMLMVCHHLDPGIAEDVAFAESRIRRETIAAEDILHDLGAFSMISSDSQAMGRVGEVIIRTWQTAHKMKVQRGSLAEDTAENDNFRAKRYVAKYTINPAIAHGISEYVGSVEAGKLADLCLWRPAFFGVKPEIVIKGGAIAYAQMGDANASIPTPQPVHMRPMFASFGGAIATTSLTFVSQAAKDLDISQQLNLQKSVVPVSGTRQLSKREMKLNDALPHIEVDPETYEVKADGKLLTCEPATVLPLAQRYFLF
- a CDS encoding hybrid sensor histidine kinase/response regulator; this encodes MCSQPSRPDNILVVDDSPDNVFLIQTILEEEGYKIATAEDGPTALRLVEQSPPHLVLLDVMMPGMDGFEVTQRIRRNSQLPFIPILLITAYDQPSVAQGLDMGADDFIRKPVEVDELLARVRSLLRLKHSVDERDQIARQREDFVSRLTHDLRTPLVAADRMLMLFQQGALGELSPTMKEAITTMARSNQNLLQMVNTLLEVYRFEADRKVLNFMLVNLQEVLEEVIKELEPLAQEKKLPIQFELVDLQDNPKVIGDRLEIHRLFINLVGNAIKFTDSGSVTVCVKAAKDEDSDSYITVEVIDTGSGIPQEEQATLFERFRQGSHKRSGSGLGLYLSHRIVEVHQGKIDVKSTPGKGSVFAVHLPIAQ